AAAAATTCCAATTTCCAAACTACAATTGCTGTTATCTGAAAGGTTGGCCAACGTTTGTGAGGGCCAACAGTATTGACAAAAGGACGCGTGTCAGGACCAGGCAGAGTTTCCAAAATGCGGCCCTACGATGTTCAAATTCCCAACACCCTGCGTAATGGTTTCCCCCAACTCTGAGGTGGCTAGCTTCCCGATTAGCAAAGGAGAGTGGAAATCTATCTGCGAATTAAACACGGTTGTGTATCCGAGGTTACAATCGGGTCAATCATGAGACCTTATTATTAAATAGTAGAGTGGCTGACTAGCCAACTCTCGTTCCCAACTTGCATGTTCCTAAAGGGGGGGGTGGTGTTCGTACAATCCGTACAAagaggaagcaggctattcggcccattgagtccacaccaaccctctgaggaggatctcatccagacccaccctatccccgtaaccttgcatttcccatggctaacccaccaggCTGCACATCTCTGgtgcactatggggcaatttagcatgaccaatccaccctaacctgcacatctttgggctgtgggaggaaaccggagcaaacccacgcagacacggggagaatgtgcaaactcctcacagagagtcacccgaggctgggatcgaacccgggtccctgacgccgtgaggcagcagtgctaaccactgagccaccgtgttgcctgTCTGAGGAGGCTAGATGTTTAGAGGATATTAACCTTCACGGGGGAACACTAGAATTGGCTGGAACAGGTTGAATTCCCATATAAGACGGAAGTGAGGAAGAATGTCCTCTCTCAGAGGATCACTTACCTTCGGTATTCTTGTTTGCAGGCCCACTGAATGGTTTTAAGCCTGATTAAGACAGGTTGGTGATGGAGAAGTGAGTACAGGGTGATGGGAGCAGGGAGGAAGACAAGATCCCaatcaggggagaaagtgaggcctgcagatgctggagatcagagctgaaaatgtgttgctggaaaagcgcagcaggtcaggcagcatccaaggagcaggagaatcgacgtttcgggcatgagcccttcaagaagggctcatgcccgaaacgttgattctcctgctccttggaagctgcctgacctgctgtgcttttccagcaacacattttaagatCCCAATCAGGTCAGCTACCATCTTAGTGAcagggtgaatgggatcaaagaagCTCCTGTTAGTTCATCGATTGTTATAAAGGGGATAATCTGTTTGTGATGACAATGAAAttcaatggtggctcagtggttagcattgctgtctcacagcgccagggatgcgggttcgattccagcctcaggtgactgtccgtgaggagtttgcacattctccccgtgtctgcgtgggtttcctcccacggtccagcgatgtgcaggtcagggtggattggctaagGGACAGTGCCCAAGGATGGACAGatttggtgggttagccatgggaaatgcagaaagtggtgggatatcccttggagggtcagtgtgggctgattggcctgacTCCACACCATAGCGGTCCCATGATTAACTACCAGGTAATTATTGACCAGGATTCAGGGGACGTTACTACTGTCCATCATCAAAACAATCAGTCCAGTCTGGTCAAAAATCCCTATTTGTGACTCAAACCAGACTCTCCTGCTTTTGGTGCAGTTCCTTTGGGGAACCTCGAGGCCATCAGCCTTTTCAGCAAAAGCAGCAAGAGGTTGCaggaagcatggtggctcagtggttagcactgctgcctcacaacaccagggacccgggttcgatcccagcctcgggcgtctGTTTatgtggactttgcatgttcttcccctgtctggggggggggggtttcctcccacagtccaaagatgtgctaaattgtcccatcgtgttcagggatgtgtaggttagggtggattggccgtgctaaattgtcccatcgtgttcagggatgtgtaggttagggtggattcgccgtgctaaactgccccatagtgttcagggatgtgtaggttagggtggattggccgtgctaaattgtcccatcgtgttcagggatgtgtaggttagggtggattcgccgtgctaaactgccccatagtgttcagggatgtgtaggttagggtggattggccgtgctaaattgtcccatagtgttcaggggtgtgtaggttagggtgaattggccgtgctaaattgtcccatagtgttcacggatgtgtaggttaggggggattggccNNNNNNNNNNNNNCTAAATgtcccatagtcttcagggatgtgtatgttagggtggattggccgtgctaaattgtcccatagtgttcagggatgtgtaggttagggtggattggccatgctaaattacccatagtgcccaggggtgtgtatgttagggtggattggccgtgctaaattgtcccatagtgttcagggatgtgtaggttagggtggattggccatgctaaattacccatagtgcccaggggtgtgtatgttagggtggattggccgtgctaaattgtcccatagtgttcagggatgtgtaggttagggtgggttggccgtgctaaattgtcccatagtgttcagggatgtgtaggttagggtgggttggccgtgctaaattgtcccatagtgttcagggatgtgtaggttagggtgggttggccgtgctaaattgtcccatagtgttcagggatgtgtaggttagggtgggttggccgtgctaaattgtcccatagtgttcagggatgtgtaggttagggtgggttggccgtgctaaattgtcccatagtgttcagggatgtgtaggttagggtgggttggccgtgctaaattgtcccatagtgttcagggatgtgtaggttagggtgggttggccgtgctaaattgtcccatagtgttcagggatgtgtaggttagggtgggttggccgtgctaaattgtcccatagtgttcagggatgtgtaggttagggtgggttggccgtgctaaattgtcccatagtgttcagggatgtgtaggttagggtgggttggccgtgctaaattgtcccatagtgttcagggatgtgtaggttagggtgggttggccgtgctaaattgtcccatagtgttcagggatgtgtaggttagggtggattggccgtgctaaactgccccatagtgttcagggatgtgtaggttagggtggattggccatgctaaattgtcccatagtgttcagggatgtgtaggttagggtggattggccatgctaaattgccccatagtgttcagggatgtgcagccaTGTGGGTAAGCCTTGAGCAAGCAGGGTTCTAAGGGAGAGGGGTGTGGGACTGGGTTGGGTGCTCTCTGGGGGGtttggtgtggacccgatgggccaaatggcctgctcccacagcGTCGGGATACTAAAACAGTCACCCAGATCTACATTATCCTCACTTCCCCCCAAGATTAAATCTAGGAAGAACGGCGATagatttccaggtcaggatggggagtggcttggaggggaacttgaagatggtggtgttccccatgtctctgttgcccttgtccttcgagatggaagcggccgtgggtttggaaggggctgctactgagtgtcggggggggggagggaggggatgcttgtggatgtggtgccaatcaagtgggggctgctttgttttggatggtgtcaatcttcttgagtgttgttggagctgcccttaTCCAGGTAAGTAAGGAatgttccatcatactcctgagttgtgacttggaggtgatggacaggctttggggagtcaggaagggaattatttgctgcagtattcctagcttctgacctgctgttgtagacaCTGCCTTTATATGACCaggagtgatttggagatgctggttttggactggggtgtacaaagttaaaagtcatacaacaccaggttatagtccaacaggtttaattggaagcactagctttcggagcgacgctccttcatcaggtgtttgtggaggacacaattgcaagacacagaatttatagcaaaaattatacagtgtgatgtaactgaaattatacattgaaaaatactttgattgtttgttgagtctttcatctgttcgaacgctatgatagtttcacttctttcacatgtaaatcacaaaacattcttttaaaagttacgttctcaggttaactgtaacaattggtgtcagcccagacaatgtgttgaaggtgttagccccctgtgtgctgctgtctgtgccataatggttagactgattctaatctaaaaactgagttaacagagtcttacatgaatccgtgcagtttttgagtaaagtacaatgtaactctgcaagtagaaattcaccccacaaacgtatatgtgtatgtgtgtgtgtgcgtgtttggggtgggggggttgtgagtatctgtgagagagattatatatgtgtgtgtgtgagagtttaaaggggtctaagtctgtgagagggtgcatgtgtgagtatgtgtgtgtgtctgcctggagtgggaggttgtgagtgtgagagagtgtatgtgagtgtagagtgtctaagtctatgagagggtgcatgtgtgagtgtgtgtgtaggagtgtgtgtgtgtgtgtaggggtgcctctgtgtgtgtgttggcgGGGGGNNNNNNNNNNNNNNNNNNNNNNNNNNNNNNNNNNNNNNNNNNNNNNNNNNNNNNNNNNNNNNNNNNNNNNNNNNNNNNNNNNNNNNNNNNNNNNNNNNNNNNNNNNNNNNNNNNNNNNNNNNNNNNNNNNNNNNNNNNNNNNNNNNNNNNNNNNNNNNNNNNNNNNNNNNNNNNNNNNNNNNNNNNNNNNNNNNNNNNNNNNNNNNNNNNNNNNNNNNNNNNNNNNNNNNNNNNNNNNNNNNNNNNNNNNNNNNNNNNNNNNNNNNNNNNNNNNNNNNNNNNNNNNNNNNNNNNNNNNNNNNNNNNNNNNNNNNNNNNNNNNNNNNNNNNNNNNNNNNNNNNNNNNNNNNNNNNNNNNNNNNNNNNNNNNNNNNNNNNNNNNNNNNNNNNNNNNNNNNNNNNNNNNNNNNNNNNNNNNNNNNNNNNNNNNNNNNNNNNNNNNNNNNNNNNNNNNNNNNNNNNNNNNNNNNNNNNNNNNNNNNNNNNNNNNNNNNNNNNNNNNNNNNNNNNNNNNNNNNNNNNNNNNNNNNNNNNNNNNNNNNNNNNNNNNNNNNNNNNNNNNNNNNNNNNNNNNNNNNNAggtgcagaggtaaatgtaggggaatgggtctgggtgggttgcgcttcggcgggtcggtgtggacctgttgggccgaagggcctgtttccacactgtaagtaatctaagtaagtaatctaagtaatctaatcttaacaaacaatcaaggtagttttcaatgtataatttcagttacatcacactgtaaacttttgctataaattctgtgtcttgcaatgTGTCCTCCACaaacaactgatgaaggagcgtcgctccgaaagcgagtgcttccaattaaacctgttggactgtaacctggtgttgtgtgagttttaactttatatggcaagtccagttcagcttcAGCTCAATAGTAACCACCATGATGGTGAGGGCTGgagtttcagtgatggtgatgcccaCTGAACACCAAGAGGCGATGGCTATTTCGTctattgttggagatggttattgatTCACATCTATAAACAGCACAAAGGTTTCTTGTCTGTTTAAGCCCAATCCTAAATATTACCCAGCTCTTGGTGGAGTGCCTCGATGGAATCTGTCTCTGGCACACTGCCAGGCAGTCCACTGAAGATTCTAACCAATCGCTgcctattacctgatgaaggagcgtcgctccgaaagcttgtgtgtcCAAaaaacacctgttggactataacctgatgttgtggaATCTTTACGTTTGCCTATTAAAAGGTTTCTTTTCCTCGCATGTTGCCATTGACTCCTTTTGACAGCGACATGAAAGCCTGTAATCACTCCCTACCTACTCTGTCTGCACCCTTACAACACAGAGTACGGGCGTCCAATCAATCATAGCCAGAGCTGTCCATTTCTCAGCAGGAATGCCAAGTGACGACATGAGCAATAGTCACAGTGCTCACTGAGGGGATGGCGTTGTTGGTCAATGTTGCCAGTGTACATTAGAAACTGCTTCCCTCACCCCTAGTGCTGGGGAGGAGTTAGAACAACAGTGGAGAACATTATTTACAAATGGGAATTACTGAGGCAAAGTGCAAGGGGGAGGGGACCATTGGAATGAAAGTCAGGAATGGCCAATTGGGAGGCTTGACTCACCATAAATAAGAAGCCGATGTGAAACGTTCTTCCTGCTCACAGCATTCTCCACCATGCAAATGTAGTCGCCACAGTCAGACTTCTTGGCCGCAGTGATAACCAGGGTGCTGTTACCCTTCAGGAACTGAGAGTGCTCACCATTCGCTATCACAGTGCTGTCTTTCCACCACACGAAGGAATCTGGGAACCCCGCGTCCACCCGGCAGACCAGCGCGATGGTGGTGCCCAGGCCGGTCGAATTATTGCTGATGAGAGGCTCTGACAGTGCGACTGCGGggagggaatgaatgaatgaatgaatgaatgaacggacgaatgaatgaacaaatgaatgaatgaacgaatgaATGAATCTGAGCACAAGGACCTCACTATAACACAATTAATGAACAAGAGTGGGAGAGGCATCATTAGAGCGCTTCCTCCTGTGTCTCTGTGAAGATATTGAAGAGGAGTTTGACCAGCACTTGTTTCAGTGGTCACCAAGACAATAAGCCAAGTAACATACGCACCTTCCAGCTGCTCAAGCGCCTTCACCCTGAGAGCATTCAGTGTATACTTGAGCAGCCCTGTTTTCTCCTGCAGCTACAACACATTCCACGGCAGTGAAATTCATCAAAGTCTGTGTCACGTCCTTCATGCAGTCCTGGGATTGGAttggattccccacagtgtggaaacaggcccttcggcccaacgagtccacaccgtccctccgacgagcaacccacccagacccatctccctctgactaatgcacctaacacgctgggcaatttagcccggccaatccacctggcccgcacatctttgggagTTTGGACAGACCAGGTGACAGCTCCAATGAGCTCGTGATGCGTTTGTACACTTCCTCGAACAATTCTGAACGACATCAAGCCTTCCCTGAAAGCGAAAAATTTCACTTCACCCATTCCACGGTAAAGGACCCGACTTATGAAGAAACGTGGAGCAGGTTAGACCTATAACCACCAACTGTGTAGAGACTGATAATCAACGTCAGACCCTGAGGGCAACAAGATGGAATCATGCCCTGTTCGGGGGAAGGGGTGACCAAAATAGGGGGACATCAGTTCGGAGCAAGCGGTCTCCCTCTTAGGGCAGAAAcgaggagaatttattttcttccaaagGGTCGTTCGAGAATagaagtcttttctctggggaggGAACCTTTGTCCTGAGttgagagcgtgttgctggaaaagcacagcaggtcaggcagcatgcgaagagcagggaaaaaaaaaaaatcgacatttcggatcGGAACCCTTCAGTCAGATTCGTGATGGAAGGGCTCtggtccgaaacgtcgattctcctgctcctcggacgctgcctgacctgctgcgcttttccagcaccgcactctcatctctgatctccagcatctgcagtcctcactgtgaCCGACCACTGTCCCGATATTTATTCAAGGCTCCTTGAGGGAATAAATCTTGGCAGGAGACACCAATGTTGTTGGGAGGTATATGTGACCAccaaaaacatttggaaaataaattgtaCAGCCTTTCTCTCTGAATATTGGGTGCAACTGTGGTCTCCCTCCTCGAGGAAACCTGAAAGGGTTGGTAGTTATTGGGCCAATAtgacaggacacagaatttatagtaaaagatccaAGTATCATACAACTGTTCAATatatcgaggtaaaaacaatgactgcagatgctggaaaccagactctgggttagtggtgctggaagagcacagcagttcaggcagcatcgtttcggttgcatgacactgtaatctgtTGCTACAAATTCGGTGTcttctggtcctgctccacaaccacctgatgaaggagcgacgctccgcaggcccgtgcttccaaataaacctggtgttggactggaacctggtgttgtgtgatttttcaccaCACACAGCACTTACCGAGAACACTTAGCTGGAAGACTTTGGTGACATTCAAATTAATCTGCACTTTGTACAGGCCACTGTCACTTCTTGCGATGTCTTTTAAGAGCAGTGATCCATTTGAAGAAAAGAATGTGGTTCGAGACTTATACAAATTGGTGAAGGTGGGTATTTCTGTTACACTGTAGTAATCAAGAATTCTTGTTCCGGAAAACATCCACTTGACGTGTTCCACATTCTTAAAATCAGCTTTGTTGAATCCAGGCAACAGGATGGAGGATCCCACTGCCCCAAAGAGCTTCTCGCTTGGCCTCTGGGAGTCGGGTTGACCTGATGGATGAGAGAGGGGAATAGAATTATCCAAGAGGGGGGGGGTAAGCTCTTCCATCCTTAGAAGGTAGTAGGGCAGGAGCACTAACCGACCGCAGCACGGTCACCTCACAGACTGCAAAAGCAGGGAGGTCacgttggagctgtacaggacttagGCTAGGCCACATACTGCATACAGTTTCCATCACCACATCAAAGGAGAGAGGTGTGCGCGTTGGAGGGGGCGCGGAGGGGATTCACCGGCTGGACAGGCTCGGGCAGtcttctttggagcagaaaaggtCGAGGAGGGGGCACCCGACAGCTGTGTATAAGAGGGTGAGagtggacagagtagatagaagCAGGTTAACAGCCCGAGTCAGGGAACCCATAGCCCAGGGGG
This genomic stretch from Chiloscyllium plagiosum isolate BGI_BamShark_2017 chromosome 37, ASM401019v2, whole genome shotgun sequence harbors:
- the LOC122541401 gene encoding hepatocyte cell adhesion molecule-like isoform X2 → MEELTPPLLDNSIPLSHPSGQPDSQRPSEKLFGAVGSSILLPGFNKADFKNVEHVKWMFSGTRILDYYSVTEIPTFTNLYKSRTTFFSSNGSLLLKDIARSDSGLYKVQINLNVTKVFQLSVLVALSEPLISNNSTGLGTTIALVCRVDAGFPDSFVWWKDSTVIANGEHSQFLKGNSTLVITAAKKSDCGDYICMVENAVSRKNVSHRLLIYGLPHLIHSTMVLSIIALVFAVSVFFGIMFLCFRLDTERIEIKFHGKALRCLHVASMLSLITLLAAFICWILFEGYCEITIFMVVLLCVLLILTIFSTCSMVTWDSKRFNKILRYRICRVTVDAVTPVCGLVVVCASAILLAEIAKLTDRKQRRTQQLRGSAEEPTKENPDQPVGPEQVPLQAVSEENGLNTRHCEEEPHQT